One segment of Thermosynechococcus sp. HN-54 DNA contains the following:
- the yidC gene encoding membrane protein insertase YidC, producing MDFGIGFLSNNVMLPILDFFYGIVPSYGLAIVALTLVVRFAVYPLSAGSIRNMRRMKVVQPIMQKRMQEIQQKYKDNPAEQQKAMAEVYKEFGNPLAGCFPLLLQLPILFALFATLRGSPFADVNYQLNLQIVPADPTVLVQPFATKPQNIYVDEGVHFPIQAVVSTGTKIPVGQTVDLQFQTKEGKPFSELAAAYPNNHLQPKWQIIRGQERATIDSEGHLQALQPGDLTVQGTIPGIAADQGFLFISALGHVGAIDQGELFITLPDGTRQFNWGAIHWDILIMILGFGVSLYINQLLSGQGSSNNPQQQTVNQLTPIIFSGMFLFFPLPAGVLLYMLIANIFQTVQTFILQQEPLPENLQKLVEEQERAEAIKNRAALPFEGKGAKSAKATKAKRNPSS from the coding sequence ATGGATTTTGGTATCGGTTTCCTCTCCAACAATGTCATGCTGCCAATCCTTGATTTTTTCTATGGGATTGTGCCTAGCTATGGCCTTGCGATTGTGGCGCTGACACTGGTGGTGCGCTTTGCCGTCTATCCCCTCAGTGCGGGATCAATTCGCAATATGCGGCGCATGAAAGTGGTGCAGCCGATCATGCAAAAACGGATGCAGGAAATCCAACAGAAATACAAGGACAATCCTGCCGAACAGCAAAAGGCAATGGCAGAGGTGTACAAGGAGTTTGGCAATCCCTTGGCGGGGTGTTTCCCCCTGCTGTTGCAGTTGCCAATTCTCTTTGCCCTCTTTGCCACACTGCGCGGATCACCCTTTGCTGATGTGAATTACCAGCTCAACCTGCAAATTGTCCCTGCCGATCCAACGGTCTTGGTCCAACCCTTTGCAACCAAGCCACAAAATATCTACGTGGATGAGGGGGTACACTTCCCTATTCAAGCGGTAGTCTCCACAGGTACCAAGATTCCAGTGGGTCAAACGGTGGATCTCCAGTTCCAAACTAAGGAAGGCAAGCCCTTTAGTGAACTGGCGGCTGCCTATCCCAATAATCATCTCCAACCGAAGTGGCAAATTATCCGCGGTCAGGAGCGGGCAACTATTGATAGTGAAGGTCACCTCCAAGCTCTCCAACCCGGTGACCTGACCGTTCAGGGAACCATTCCGGGAATTGCCGCGGATCAAGGTTTCCTCTTTATCTCTGCCCTTGGCCATGTGGGTGCCATTGATCAAGGGGAACTGTTCATCACGCTGCCCGATGGTACACGCCAGTTTAATTGGGGGGCAATCCACTGGGATATCCTGATCATGATCCTTGGCTTTGGCGTCAGTCTCTACATCAACCAGTTGCTCTCTGGCCAAGGCAGCAGCAATAACCCGCAGCAGCAAACCGTGAATCAATTGACACCGATCATCTTCTCTGGCATGTTTCTCTTTTTCCCATTGCCGGCAGGGGTGCTGCTCTATATGCTAATAGCCAACATCTTCCAGACGGTGCAGACCTTTATTCTTCAACAGGAGCCGCTGCCAGAGAACCTGCAAAAACTGGTGGAGGAGCAGGAACGGGCTGAAGCCATTAAAAATCGTGCTGCTCTTCCCTTTGAGGGCAAGGGT